In Bythopirellula goksoeyrii, a single window of DNA contains:
- a CDS encoding tetratricopeptide repeat protein codes for MRQLFILIVLGVAFGSPCVLAQEYHSGDMVVVIHNTDLSGESEHVETVWPGLTLKVQKVNGDDLWLTYSSSGWLHKSHVIPLNRKAADQLTSLIQNNRSSARLYIGRACVWRALGELDNALADSEEALRLDPSDSIAYSSRGNVWAAKQEYDKAIDDYNEAIRLNPNRSNSYVNRGATLASKKEYEKAIADFSEAIRLDPDDSIAHYNRGNAWLALQESDKAIDDLSTAIRLDPDNSSAYAYRGIAWGYKRENDKAIADFTEVIRLDPSDKNAFYSRGVAWNVKREYDKAIEDFSETIRLDPDHSNAYKCRGSLWGNKQEWDKATNDFTEVIRLDPDDSFAYRGRGTSRSAKQEWDKAIADFSEAIRLDPEDSIAQYNRGSSWVAKQEWNEAIHDFSEAIRLDPNYAAAYNNRGAVWKVKQEYEKAIDDFNEAIRVEPKDAKAYANRGASWIAKREYDKAIDDFSEAVRLDPDYSSAYYNRGTAWNAKQEWEKAIADFSDAIRLDPIQSQAYLYRGAAWFKLREHDKAIDDYNEAIRLDSKYASAYTNRGAAWFAKQEYDKSIDDFNEAIRLDPKNANAYTNRGASWRGKLEYGEAINDLDKAIRLNPNDSKAYFNRGAVWVARQDADKAIADLNEAIRLDPSSTDAYRSRATTWGAKGEFDKAIADLNEVIRLDPSSASYHTRGTAWKLMQEYDDAIADFEEAIRLDPKYVDAYVYLNWIYARCPDEKYRDGSRAVELGTKACELTNWKSSIGLENLAAAYAEKGDFVKAQEHLAKAIALNPVRNRKTLEEVLKSYKEKQVLRDEQE; via the coding sequence ATGCGTCAGTTGTTTATTCTTATCGTTCTTGGTGTAGCATTTGGCTCTCCTTGCGTACTCGCTCAAGAGTATCACTCCGGTGATATGGTCGTAGTTATTCACAATACGGATCTTAGTGGCGAATCCGAACACGTTGAGACTGTTTGGCCTGGCTTGACTCTGAAGGTTCAGAAAGTGAATGGCGATGATCTATGGCTGACCTACAGCAGCTCCGGCTGGCTTCATAAGTCGCATGTGATACCGCTGAACCGCAAAGCCGCCGACCAACTCACTTCTTTGATTCAGAACAATCGAAGCTCTGCACGGCTCTATATCGGGCGGGCGTGTGTGTGGCGTGCACTAGGGGAATTAGATAATGCACTTGCGGATTCCGAAGAAGCCTTAAGACTCGATCCAAGCGATTCAATTGCTTACTCCAGTCGAGGAAATGTCTGGGCTGCCAAGCAAGAATACGACAAAGCTATCGATGACTACAACGAAGCCATCCGCCTCAACCCGAATAGATCAAACAGTTACGTCAATCGAGGTGCTACATTAGCTTCCAAGAAAGAATATGAAAAGGCTATCGCGGACTTCAGTGAAGCCATCCGCCTCGATCCAGATGATTCCATTGCACACTACAATCGCGGAAATGCTTGGCTCGCCTTACAAGAATCGGATAAGGCCATCGACGACTTGAGTACAGCCATTCGCCTCGATCCGGATAATTCGTCGGCTTATGCATATCGAGGAATAGCATGGGGTTACAAGCGAGAAAATGACAAAGCCATCGCTGACTTTACAGAAGTGATTCGCCTCGATCCAAGTGATAAAAACGCTTTCTACAGTCGGGGAGTTGCGTGGAACGTTAAGCGAGAGTACGACAAGGCAATCGAAGACTTTAGCGAGACTATCAGACTAGACCCTGATCATTCAAACGCTTACAAGTGCCGTGGGAGTTTATGGGGTAACAAGCAAGAATGGGATAAGGCCACAAATGACTTCACCGAAGTCATTCGCCTTGATCCGGATGATTCATTCGCTTACAGAGGTCGAGGAACTTCAAGGAGTGCTAAACAGGAATGGGACAAGGCAATCGCAGACTTTAGTGAAGCTATCCGCCTAGATCCGGAGGATTCGATTGCTCAGTACAATCGCGGATCCTCTTGGGTGGCAAAGCAGGAATGGAATGAGGCCATTCACGACTTTAGCGAAGCCATTAGACTCGACCCAAACTATGCCGCAGCCTACAACAATCGAGGAGCTGTTTGGAAAGTCAAGCAAGAGTACGAGAAGGCCATCGACGACTTTAATGAAGCCATCCGCGTCGAACCAAAAGATGCCAAAGCATATGCGAACCGAGGAGCTTCATGGATTGCCAAGCGAGAGTATGACAAGGCGATCGACGATTTTAGTGAAGCTGTCCGCCTCGATCCGGATTATTCATCCGCGTACTACAATCGAGGAACTGCTTGGAATGCCAAGCAAGAATGGGAAAAGGCCATCGCAGACTTCTCCGATGCCATTCGCCTCGATCCGATTCAATCTCAAGCTTATCTCTACCGAGGAGCCGCATGGTTCAAACTGCGAGAGCACGACAAAGCTATCGATGACTACAACGAAGCCATTCGCCTCGATTCGAAATATGCCAGTGCATATACTAATCGGGGAGCTGCCTGGTTTGCCAAACAAGAGTACGACAAGTCCATCGACGACTTCAATGAAGCTATCCGCCTCGATCCAAAAAATGCCAACGCATATACTAATCGAGGAGCTTCATGGCGTGGCAAGCTAGAATACGGTGAAGCTATAAATGACCTCGACAAAGCCATCCGCCTCAATCCGAATGACTCTAAGGCTTATTTTAATCGAGGAGCTGTATGGGTTGCCAGGCAAGATGCTGACAAGGCCATCGCCGATCTTAACGAAGCCATCCGCCTCGACCCGAGCTCTACAGATGCTTACCGAAGCCGAGCAACTACATGGGGTGCCAAGGGAGAATTCGACAAGGCCATCGCTGACCTCAATGAAGTCATTCGCCTCGATCCTTCCTCGGCGTCTTACCACACCCGAGGAACTGCATGGAAGCTCATGCAGGAATACGACGACGCAATCGCCGACTTCGAGGAAGCCATTCGCCTCGACCCCAAATATGTCGATGCCTATGTTTACCTTAACTGGATCTACGCAAGATGCCCTGATGAGAAATATCGTGATGGCAGCAGGGCGGTGGAGTTAGGCACCAAAGCATGTGAACTTACCAATTGGAAGAGTAGTATAGGTCTTGAGAATCTTGCGGCGGCGTATGCCGAAAAGGGAGATTTCGTGAAGGCTCAAGAACACTTAGCTAAGGCGATCGCTCTGAATCCTGTCCGCAATAGGAAAACATTGGAAGAGGTACTTAAGTCATACAAAGAAAAGCAAGTTTTGCGAGATGAGCAGGAGTAG
- a CDS encoding carbon storage regulator gives MNEETQEKSAVVLTRRAGEAIRLGDDVFVRVG, from the coding sequence ATGAATGAAGAAACTCAAGAGAAGTCAGCGGTCGTCTTAACACGCAGAGCGGGCGAGGCAATTCGTCTGGGAGACGATGTCTTTGTTCGTGTCGGATAG
- a CDS encoding DUF6717 family protein: protein MHENSFAVIHPFKWHGLWVFDDERVGLDKEPFVAGADTLIDLAIERIGIDAGEDGFLMLFSATPFPSADLHLEWVREESDGNVYLWREEGREGWLSHAILNYFDCAPKNLYVQLRNAEPEY from the coding sequence ATGCATGAAAACTCATTTGCGGTAATTCACCCCTTTAAATGGCATGGTCTCTGGGTCTTCGACGACGAGCGGGTCGGCTTGGACAAGGAGCCCTTTGTAGCCGGTGCCGACACCCTGATCGACCTTGCGATTGAACGCATCGGAATCGATGCAGGGGAGGATGGCTTTCTGATGCTGTTCTCCGCAACTCCGTTTCCCAGTGCGGATTTACATCTGGAATGGGTAAGAGAAGAATCAGATGGGAATGTCTACCTTTGGCGAGAAGAAGGTCGAGAGGGGTGGCTATCTCACGCAATACTCAATTATTTTGATTGTGCTCCGAAGAATCTCTATGTGCAATTGAGAAATGCTGAACCCGAGTATTAA
- a CDS encoding PAS domain-containing hybrid sensor histidine kinase/response regulator has protein sequence MNDQRSTSRSKPLSVADAMQGPTTAPPDLNEVDLQYSTVRYGRPAQDSAEETESVETQVQLSQVLDAATQVSICVTDMNGIITLFNSGAEQMLGYRATEMVGKRTPAIMHLASEVERRGKELSREFGRDICGFEVFVAYAKAGKFERREWTYVRKDGQRFTVNLVVTAVRNAAGGITGFLGVAEDISERKRSEQALRKSEERFDLAVAGSNDGIWDWDVRTNEVYYAPRFKELLGFRDDEFDNKFAAFETALHPDDRQRTLEQVQRHLKEREPYDVEYRLLTKCGEYRWFRARGQAIWDETGQAIRMAGSLTDITESKRTGVALEQNAAEIQRAYETLRVAEAEARKAVDERDQFLAMLSHELRNPLSAIRNGMGVLGHVHADQDAIEHARKAIQRQVHHMSCLLDDLLDVARVTQGKIGFRPRPLDLNELMLESAEAIQPIMDARGHEFSILPDPESVAVEGDPTRLLQIIENLLTNAAKYTPHGGKIAAVLEKQGDFCELCVRDNGRGIDPDLLEEIFNMFFQSNHALDRSEGGMGVGLTLVRALVEMHGGTISAKSDGLGKGSRFVVRLPLTDSPASPSDKGIAAETGGTARVVLIEDNQDSREMLQTLLRLDGHQVESVEDGQKGLDTILQQRPDIAVIDIGLPIMDGYEVARRVRKHFSKSEVLLVALTGYGQEQDQEAAYQAGFDEHLVKPVNLEKLKLLLQQPRKPR, from the coding sequence ATGAACGACCAGCGCTCTACTAGCAGGTCCAAACCTTTATCTGTCGCTGACGCGATGCAAGGGCCAACGACGGCACCGCCGGACTTAAACGAAGTCGACTTGCAATATTCGACAGTTCGCTACGGTAGACCTGCCCAGGATAGCGCGGAGGAAACAGAATCTGTAGAGACGCAAGTGCAGCTTTCGCAGGTGCTGGATGCCGCCACTCAGGTGTCGATCTGTGTCACCGACATGAACGGCATCATCACACTGTTCAATTCCGGTGCGGAGCAGATGCTCGGCTACCGAGCGACTGAGATGGTCGGCAAACGGACTCCAGCGATCATGCATTTGGCATCCGAAGTGGAAAGACGCGGTAAGGAACTCTCACGTGAGTTCGGCCGCGATATCTGCGGTTTTGAGGTATTTGTCGCTTATGCGAAGGCTGGCAAGTTTGAACGCCGTGAATGGACGTATGTGCGCAAAGACGGCCAACGCTTCACCGTAAACCTTGTAGTAACGGCTGTCCGGAACGCGGCGGGAGGAATTACGGGATTCTTGGGCGTGGCTGAAGATATCTCCGAGCGCAAGCGCTCAGAGCAAGCATTACGCAAGAGTGAGGAGCGATTTGATCTTGCGGTTGCAGGTTCGAACGATGGCATCTGGGACTGGGATGTGCGGACCAACGAAGTCTACTACGCACCTCGATTCAAGGAACTTCTCGGTTTTCGCGACGACGAATTTGACAACAAATTTGCGGCGTTTGAAACGGCTCTCCACCCCGATGATCGACAAAGGACACTCGAACAGGTTCAGCGCCATCTGAAAGAACGAGAACCTTACGATGTGGAGTACCGACTGTTGACCAAGTGCGGAGAATATCGCTGGTTTCGAGCTCGCGGGCAGGCTATCTGGGACGAAACTGGTCAAGCAATCCGCATGGCTGGCTCGCTCACGGACATCACCGAAAGCAAGCGGACCGGAGTAGCCCTCGAACAAAACGCAGCTGAGATTCAACGGGCATATGAAACGCTTCGCGTCGCCGAAGCAGAAGCCCGCAAGGCTGTGGATGAACGTGACCAATTCCTGGCGATGTTATCGCATGAATTGCGCAATCCCCTCTCGGCGATTCGCAATGGTATGGGCGTACTGGGACACGTCCATGCAGACCAAGATGCTATCGAACACGCGAGAAAGGCGATCCAACGTCAAGTTCATCACATGTCTTGTTTGCTTGACGACTTACTGGACGTGGCGCGGGTCACCCAAGGCAAGATCGGGTTTCGACCTCGGCCGTTGGATCTCAATGAGCTAATGCTAGAGTCGGCTGAGGCCATCCAACCGATCATGGATGCACGTGGGCATGAGTTTTCCATCTTGCCAGATCCAGAATCAGTGGCCGTCGAAGGTGATCCGACACGGCTGCTGCAAATCATAGAGAACTTGCTGACCAACGCTGCGAAATATACTCCTCACGGTGGCAAGATTGCCGCGGTTTTGGAGAAGCAAGGGGATTTTTGCGAATTGTGCGTCCGGGACAACGGCCGGGGTATCGATCCCGACTTGCTCGAAGAGATCTTCAACATGTTCTTTCAATCCAATCACGCCTTGGATCGGAGTGAGGGTGGAATGGGAGTAGGTCTGACGCTGGTCCGCGCTTTGGTTGAGATGCACGGCGGGACAATCAGCGCGAAGAGCGATGGACTCGGCAAGGGTAGCCGATTTGTCGTCCGGCTACCGCTGACGGATAGTCCAGCGTCTCCATCCGATAAGGGTATTGCGGCTGAAACGGGCGGAACAGCGCGTGTTGTGCTGATCGAAGACAACCAGGATAGTCGAGAGATGCTCCAAACACTACTGAGACTCGATGGCCATCAAGTAGAGAGCGTTGAAGATGGCCAAAAGGGATTGGACACGATCTTACAGCAGCGTCCTGACATCGCGGTGATTGACATCGGTCTTCCGATCATGGACGGCTACGAGGTGGCCCGACGGGTTCGGAAACACTTCAGCAAGTCGGAAGTGTTGCTGGTGGCTTTGACTGGCTATGGCCAGGAGCAAGATCAAGAGGCGGCGTACCAAGCTGGTTTCGATGAGCATTTGGTGAAACCAGTGAACCTTGAAAAGCTCAAGCTACTGCTGCAGCAGCCACGAAAACCTCGCTGA
- a CDS encoding ECF-type sigma factor — translation MNDVTLILQQIQEGRAEAGADLFPAVYEELRRLAGSKMRAERLDHTLSATALVHEAYVRLVDNETAKNWESRGQFLGVAAEAMRRILVEHARQKMAIKRGGDKQRYSDCDLLFSLPTDPAILLDLNEAIESLTINDPQSAELLKLLLFTGISVVEAGRILEMSRKTAYRHWDYIRSWFAVHYGSN, via the coding sequence ATGAACGATGTCACGCTCATCCTCCAGCAAATCCAAGAGGGTCGCGCCGAAGCAGGTGCCGATCTGTTTCCAGCCGTTTATGAGGAACTGCGACGGCTTGCCGGTAGCAAGATGCGTGCCGAGCGATTGGACCACACCTTATCGGCAACCGCCTTGGTGCACGAAGCCTATGTGCGACTCGTTGACAACGAAACTGCCAAAAACTGGGAAAGTCGCGGGCAGTTTCTTGGTGTCGCGGCCGAGGCGATGCGGCGCATTTTAGTTGAGCATGCCCGCCAGAAAATGGCAATCAAACGAGGTGGTGATAAACAACGATATTCCGATTGCGATCTCTTGTTTAGTTTGCCGACGGACCCAGCGATACTGCTCGATCTTAACGAAGCGATCGAGAGTCTGACAATCAATGATCCGCAATCGGCCGAACTCTTGAAACTGTTGCTGTTCACAGGCATTTCAGTTGTCGAAGCGGGTCGGATACTGGAAATGTCCCGAAAAACCGCGTACCGCCACTGGGATTACATCCGCAGCTGGTTCGCCGTTCATTATGGCTCGAATTAG
- a CDS encoding DUF7453 family protein: MNLTLTLISSIRSHLSWVRMYLITLILAWGTSPVALAAGFTKIADTSTAIPNGVGNFDGFDKPIISGSTVAFHGGAGIYVGPSTGGSLQVIVDLNDAIPAGIGNFTSIERPRSSSESIVAFRARGSNDQLGIYAVSMTDGTLSRIADQNTAIANGSGTFSGMSLESASGSTVAFSGGNVGNSQRGIYVGSTSGGPLTRVADRNTPIPGGVGVFERLGQPGVALHGNKVAWTGRGANSQVGIYIGDVTEGSIVRVADASFAIPDGIGTFRSFYFPYLSQSIVAFEGLGDNGQEGIYAVFAEGGMLTRVADLNTSVPFGNGNFSQLFFNGNPSVSVSGSMIAFQGLDSEGQTGIYAKSISKDVLTKIVATGDTLDGRSVNGLRFGIDSLDAGVLAFAASFTDGTSGVYTTSIAVPEPSSLILGAIGMVMFVRLRSNQTG; this comes from the coding sequence ATGAACCTTACTCTCACACTAATCTCAAGCATCCGGTCGCATCTATCTTGGGTGCGGATGTACTTGATCACGCTGATTCTTGCCTGGGGCACCAGTCCAGTGGCCCTTGCTGCAGGGTTCACTAAAATCGCCGATACGTCAACGGCCATACCAAATGGCGTCGGGAATTTTGATGGTTTTGACAAGCCAATCATTTCTGGTTCGACGGTGGCTTTTCATGGTGGGGCAGGAATCTATGTTGGCCCGTCGACAGGCGGATCGCTCCAGGTGATCGTCGACCTCAATGACGCAATTCCAGCTGGAATTGGAAACTTCACTTCAATTGAACGTCCAAGATCCTCATCGGAGTCTATCGTCGCCTTTCGGGCCAGAGGTAGCAACGATCAACTTGGAATTTACGCTGTCTCAATGACAGACGGGACGTTGTCCAGAATTGCAGACCAAAATACCGCTATAGCGAATGGCTCTGGAACCTTTTCCGGAATGAGTCTTGAATCTGCATCGGGCTCGACGGTGGCGTTCAGCGGTGGAAATGTTGGTAACAGCCAGCGCGGCATTTACGTTGGGTCGACCAGCGGCGGACCATTAACGCGAGTCGCCGACCGAAACACCCCAATTCCAGGTGGCGTTGGCGTCTTTGAGAGACTGGGGCAGCCAGGCGTGGCGCTGCATGGCAACAAGGTGGCATGGACAGGACGGGGTGCCAATTCGCAAGTTGGGATCTACATTGGAGACGTCACGGAGGGATCAATCGTCCGCGTGGCTGACGCCAGTTTCGCAATCCCCGATGGAATCGGGACTTTTAGAAGTTTCTATTTCCCCTACTTGTCCCAATCGATCGTGGCGTTCGAGGGCCTCGGAGACAACGGTCAGGAAGGTATTTACGCTGTGTTCGCGGAGGGTGGCATGCTCACTCGCGTGGCGGATCTCAATACATCCGTCCCCTTTGGCAACGGGAATTTCTCACAGCTCTTCTTCAACGGGAACCCGTCTGTTTCCGTATCTGGATCAATGATTGCGTTTCAGGGGCTGGACTCAGAAGGCCAAACTGGAATCTACGCGAAATCAATCTCTAAAGACGTGCTGACTAAAATCGTCGCAACTGGAGATACGCTCGACGGTAGAAGCGTGAACGGTCTGCGATTTGGCATCGACTCGCTCGACGCAGGCGTCCTTGCTTTTGCAGCTAGCTTCACAGATGGCACAAGCGGTGTTTATACGACTTCGATCGCTGTGCCAGAGCCGAGTTCACTGATTCTTGGCGCGATTGGTATGGTCATGTTCGTGCGCCTGCGATCCAACCAGACTGGATAG